Proteins from a genomic interval of Quercus lobata isolate SW786 chromosome 11, ValleyOak3.0 Primary Assembly, whole genome shotgun sequence:
- the LOC115969142 gene encoding beta-galactosidase 13-like, with product MAVSCRILLLSILSLLASAVVGHDGKQQHGVTYDGRSLIINGKRELLFSGSIHYPRSTPEMWPDLLLKAKQGGLNVIQTYVFWNIHEPEQGKFNFEGNYDLVKFIKMIGEHGMYVTLRIGPFIQAEWNHGGLPYWLREIPDITFRSDNPPFKYYMKRYVKMIVKMMKEEKLFASQGGPIILSQIENEYNHIQLAFKELGDRYVQWAAKTAVSQKTGVPWIMCKQKDAPDPVINTCNGRHCGDTFTGPNKPYKPSLWTENWTAQYRVFGDPPSQRAAEDIAYSVARFFSKNGTLVNYYMYHGGTNFGRTSAVFTTTRYYDEAPLDEYGLLREPKWGHLKDVHKALKLCKKALLWGNPGNQILGKDTDAQFYEKPGTNICAAFLTNTNSRVPATVSFRGQAYYLPARSISILPDCKTVVLNTQTIVAQHNARNFKKSKVASNLKWEKSSEPIPTVEQLPIDSKNPKELYGLLKDTTDYAWYTTKIELDPHDLNSREDINPVLRVNSLGHALLAFVNGKYVGSGHGSHDEKSFVFGHGVDFHPGVNYITLLCMTVGLPDSGAYMEHRFAGPRAVTILGLNTGTLDLTANGWGHKVGLQGEKLRVYTQAGSHRVQWSNVDDNRPALTWYKTYFDAPEGHDPVAIRMNGMGKGMIWVNGKSIGRHWMSYLSPLGKPSQSEYHIPRAFIKPTQNLLVVLEEEEASPEKIDILIVNRDTVCSIITEHHPPNVKSWERKDSHIRPVVVDVKPEAHLKCPNNRDIVSVEFASYGDPYGTCGSFVTGKCHAAITKEIVEQHCLGKTSCSIPMHPEVFFKNNDACPSVEKKLAIEVRCGRSKNH from the exons ATGGCGGTGTCATGCCGCATACTTCTGCTATCCATTCTTTCACTTTTGGCCTCCGCAGTGGTTGGCCATGATGGGAAGCAGCAACATGGAGTGACATATGATGGGAGATCTTTAATCATCAATGGAAAGAGAGAGCTTCTCTTTTCGGGTTCAATTCATTACCCTCGTAGCACCCCAGAG ATGTGGCCAGACCTTCTCTTAAAGGCTAAACAAGGAGGTTTGAATGTGATTCAAACTTATGTGTTTTGGAACATTCACGAGCCTGAACAAGGGAAG TTCAATTTTGAAGGAAATTATGATTTGGTGAAATTCATCAAGATGATTGGGGAGCATGGAATGTATGTAACCCTCAGGATTGGGCCATTCATCCAAGCAGAATGGAACCACGg AGGACTTCCATATTGGCTAAGGGAGATCCCTGACATAACATTCCGCTCTGATAACCCACCATTCAAG TACTACATGAAAAGATATGTGAAGATGATTGTCAAGATGATGAAAGAGGAGAAACTATTTGCTTCACAAGGAGGCCCCATCATCTTATCACAG ATTGAAAATGAATACAACCATATCCAACTTGCATTTAAAGAGTTGGGAGACAGATATGTTCAATGGGCAGCAAAAACGGCAGTGTCACAGAAAACTGGAGTTCCATGGATCATGTGCAAGCAAAAGGATGCTCCTGACCCAGTG ATCAATACATGCAATGGAAGACACTGCGGAGACACTTTCACAGGCCCAAACAAACCCTACAAACCTTCTTTATGGACTGAGAACTGGACTGCCCA GTATAGAGTATTTGGAGACCCTCCATCTCAAAGAGCAGCTGAAGATATTGCATACTCAGTTGCCCGCTTCTTCTCAAAGAATGGAACTCTGGTCAACTACTATATG TACCATGGTGGGACAAACTTTGGCAGAACAAGCGCAGTCTTTACAACAACTCGCTACTATGATGAAGCTCCTCTTGATGAATATG GTTTGCTGAGGGAACCCAAATGGGGTCACcttaaggatgtgcacaaggctctaaaattatgcaaaaaggCTCTACTTTGGGGTAATCCTGGTAACCAAATTTTGGGCAAGGATACAGAT GCTCAATTCTATGAAAAGCCTGGAACCAATATTTGTGCTGCATTTTTGACCAATACCAACAGTAGGGTGCCAGCAACTGTTAGTTTCAGGGGTCAGGCATACTACCTGCCAGCGCGTTCCATTAGCATCCTCCCTGATTGCAAGACTGTTGTCCTCAACACTCAAACA ATTGTAGCACAACATAATGCAAGGAACTTCAAGAAATCAAAGGTTGCAAGCAATCTTAAATGGGAAAAATCCTCAGAACCCATCCCAACCGTTGAGCAACTGCCAATTGATTCCAAGAATCCAAAGGAGCTCTATGGTTTGCTGAAGGATACGACAGATTATGCATGGTACACCACTAA AATAGAATTGGATCCTCATGACTTGAACTCGAGGGAAGATATTAACCCAGTACTTCGTGTTAATAGTCTTGGTCATGCCTTGCTTGCATTTGTGAATGGCAAATATGTTG GATCGGGACATGGGAGCCATGACGAAAAGAGCTTTGTTTTTGGGCATGGTGTGGATTTCCATCCCGGGGTTAACTATATAACATTGCTTTGCATGACAGTGGGACTCCCA GATAGTGGAGCCTACATGGAGCACAGGTTTGCTGGTCCTCGTGCTGTAACCATCTTAGGTTTGAACACTGGGACTCTTGATCTGACAGCCAATGGTTGGGGACATAAG GTTGGCCTACAAGGAGAAAAGCTTCGCGTGTACACTCAGGCAGGATCACACAGGGTACAATGGAGCAATGTCGATGATAATCGACCAGCTCTTACATGGTACAAG ACATATTTTGATGCTCCTGAAGGGCATGACCCAGTTGCAATCAGGATGAATGGTATGGGCAAGGGAATGATTTGGGTAAACGGTAAAAGCATTGGCCGTCACTGGATGTCCTACCTCTCTCCTCTTGGAAAGCCTTCTCAATCAGA GTACCATATCCCAAGAGCCTtcataaagccaacacaaaatctCCTTGTTGTATTGGAGGAGGAGGAAGCGAGCCCtgaaaaaattgatatcttGATTGTCAATAGAGATACAGTCTGTAGCATCATAACTGAGCATCATCCACCTAATGTGAAGTCATGGGAAAGGAAGGACAGCCATATTAGACCTGTAGTGGTTGATGTGAAGCCAGAAGCTCATCTCAAGTGCCCAAACAACAGAGATATTGTATCTGTGGAGTTTGCTAGCTATGGTGATCCTTATGGTACTTGTGGAAGCTTTGTTACGGGCAAATGCCATGCTGCTATTACCAAGGAGATTGTTGAACAG CATTGCTTAGGAAAAACTAGCTGTTCAATTCCAATGCACCCAGAAGTTTTCTTCAAAAACAATGATGCTTGTCCAAGTGTTGAGAAGAAACTTGCTATTGAAGTGAGGTGCGGCCGCAGCAAGAACCATTAG